The following proteins are co-located in the Brienomyrus brachyistius isolate T26 unplaced genomic scaffold, BBRACH_0.4 scaffold35, whole genome shotgun sequence genome:
- the LOC125721716 gene encoding collagenase 3-like, producing the protein MMLYGATIFFCLAMAVHCIPLSRNDAGDPDEDAAKTYLKKFYELKDNPDDRVWRFNPFTLKLKEMQQFYRLEVTGVVDDKTLEVMKKPRCGVPDMAEYSNFPGNPKWPNNQVTYRIENYTPDLSPSEVDRVLKDALEVWAKVTPLQFTRINSGVADIMISFGRRDHGDPYPFDGPEGTLAHAFAPSAGLGGDTHFDEDETFTSRTTAGYNLFMVAAHEFGHALGLSHSTDPGALMYPIYSYRDPSTFILPLDDVKGIQSLYGVGGKGPVPPPKTPDACDPNLVLDAVTSLRGEMMFFKDTFFWRSLPDVSQRELHLIKSFWPEVPNNIDAAYENPSLDRVFLFKGNQVWALSGYDIVPGYPKKLTSMGLPARLQKITAALYDKDSRKTLFFMNKHYFSYDESNGKMDKGYPKLVRNTFPGMTERVTAALQLQGFTYLFSGRRLYEYSHQREELRRELPGTHFFNC; encoded by the exons ATGATGCTTTACGGAGCGACCATCTTCTTCTGCCTTGCGATGGCGGTTCACTGCATCCCCCTATCACGAAATGACGCAGGGGACCCGGATGAGGACGCAGCCAAG ACCTACTTGAAGAAGTTCTACGAGCTAAAGGACAATCCAGATGATAGAGTTTGGCGCTTCAATCCATTCACCCTGAAGCTGAAGGAGATGCAGCAGTTCTACAGGCTCGAGGTGACAGGAGTGGTGGATGACAAAACGCTGGAGGTGATGAAGAAACCGCGCTGCGGGGTCCCAGATATGGCCGAGTATTCCAACTTTCCAGGGAATCCAAAGTGGCCCAACAACCAGGTGACTTACAG AATCGAGAACTACACACCTGACTTGTCTCCGTCCGAAGTGGACCGGGTCCTAAAGGACGCCCTTGAAGTCTGGGCCAAGGTCACTCCTTTGCAATTCACACGCATCAACTCCGGTGTGGCCGACATCATGATCTCCTTCGGCCGCAGAG ACCACGGAGACCCTTACCCATTTGACGGACCCGAGGGCACCCTGGCTCACGCTTTTGCACCTTCCGCGGGCCTTGGGGGCGACACTCATTTCGACGAGGATGAGACTTTTACCTCTCGCACTACAGCAG GGTACAATCTGTTCATGGTGGCAGCCCATGAATTTGGCCACGCCCTTGGCCTGTCTCACTCCACGGACCCTGGGGCTCTTATGTACCCAATATACAGCTACAGAGATCCAAGCACCTTCATTCTTCCCTTGGATGACGTGAAGGGAATACAGTCACTTTACG GTGTGGGAGGAAAAGGTCCAGTACCACCCCCTAAAACACCTGACGCTTGCGACCCCAACCTGGTCCTGGACGCTGTCACATCTCTGCGTGGAGAGATGATGTTCTTCAAAGACAC gtTCTTCTGGCGTAGTTTGCCCGACGTCAGCCAGAGAGAATTGCACCTCATCAAAAGCTTCTGGCCAGAAGTTCCCAACAACATCGATGCCGCCTATGAGAATCCCAGCCTGGACAGGGTGTtcctcttcaaag GTAATCAAGTCTGGGCTCTGTCAGGCTATGATATTGTGCCTGGCTACCCGAAAAAACTCACCAGTATGGGTCTGCCAGCCAGGCTTCAGAAGATAACTGCCGCCTTGTATGACAAAGACAGCAGAAAGACGCTGTTTTTCATGAACAAGCACTACTTCAG CTACGACGAGAGCAACGGCAAGATGGATAAAGGCTACCCCAAACTGGTGAGGAATACTTTCCCAGGCATGACCGAGAGAGTTACGGCGGCATTACAACTCCAAG GGTTCACGTACCTGTTCAGTGGTCGGCGCCTATACGAATACAGCCACCAGCGCGAGGAACTGCGCCGCGAGCTTCCCGGAACACACTTCTTTAACTGTTGA
- the LOC125721717 gene encoding transmembrane protease serine 2-like isoform X2, with protein sequence MTTNTKGNPYYINYGFQEGLGPSSHSPAVRTGLPVYVPQNINTQNTSAPWYPPASPALPDRRPSCSLITLIVFGCFLLALVGFILWFFLFYSTEGCTDPGGCMEVSRHCAEAGCFRLYGQDFVLQMFSPKSKSWRSMCAEGWTDAHGRSACRQIGYEEDTYVSSGQTASKNGDSSGYVTLRPESRPGDLAQKDLVDSASCPADAVVTLRCIDCGLRRGPATSRIVGGQVARRGAWPWQVSLHLESQHTCGGSIITPLWLVTAAHCIDGYSNPSDWTVYAGYLNLDDMTSNSQKVALIISHNYNSVTDENDIALMKLKKPLPMSDVVRPVCLPNVGLTFTAPRSCWISGWGSTENQGSSSKVLMEAQVNLIDSETCNSPAVYSGAITKSMICAGMLEGGVDACQGDSGGPLVTEYASLWWLVGDTSWGIGCALRNKPGVYGNVTFFLSWIYEQMQNN encoded by the exons ATGACAACAAATACG AAGGGGAACCCCTATTATATAAACTATGGCTTTCAGGAAGGATTGGGGCCGTCTTCACATAGCCCGGCTGTCCGGACCGGACTGCCCGTCTATGTCCCACAGAATATCAACACCCAGAACACCTCCGCACCTTGGTACCCACCGGCCAGCCCTGCCCTTCCTG ACAGGAGGCCATCCTGCAGTTTGATCACACTGATTGTCTTCGGCTGCTTCCTACTGGCTCTGGTCGGCTTTATCCTGTGGTTTTTCC TGTTTTACAGTACGGAGGGCTGTACTGACCCAGGGGGTTGCATGGAGGTGTCCCGGCACTGCGCTGAAGCTGGCTGCT TCCGCCTCTATGGCCAGGATTTCGTCCTTCAGATGTTCTCTCCCAAAAGCAAGTCTTGGAGGTCGATGTGTGCTGAAGGCTGGACAGACGCCCACGGGAGGAGCGCGTGTCGACAGATCGGCTACGAAGA AGACACCTACGTCAGCTCTGGTCAAACGGCTTCGAAGAACGGGGACTCCAGCGGCTATGTGACGCTGAGGCCTGAATCTCGCCCTGGAGATCTTGCTCAGAAGGACCTCGTGGACAG TGCCTCCTGCCCAGCTGATGCTGTCGTCACACTGCGATGCATCG ACTGTGGCTTACGCAGAGGCCCTGCAACTTCCCGCATCGTTGGGGGTCAGGTGGCCCGGAGAGGGGCGTGGCCTTGGCAGGTCAGCCTGCACCTGGAGTCTCAGCACACTTGCGGTGGCTCAATCATCACGCCGCTTTGGCTTGTCACAGCAGCACATTGTATCGACGG ATACAGCAACCCATCGGACTGGACCGTGTATGCCGGCTACCTGAACCTGGACGACATGACGTCCAACAGCCAGAAGGTGGCGCTGATCATCTCCCACAACTACAACAGTGTAACGGACGAAAATGACATTGCCCTGATGAAGCTGAAAAAGCCGCTTCCCATGTCCG ACGTCGTGAGGCCCGTGTGTCTGCCCAACGTGGGGCTCACCTTCACCGCACCTCGGTCGTGCTGGATTTCAGGGTGGGGCAGTACCGAAAACCAAG GATCTTCGTCCAAagttctgatggaggctcaggtTAACCTAATCGACAGCGAGACCTGCAACAGCCCAGCGGTGTACTCCGGGGCGATAACAAAATCGATGATCTGCGCCGGCATGCTGGAGGGTGGCGTGGATGCATGCCAG GGTGACAGCGGGGGTCCCCTGGTGACTGAATATGCCTCCCTGTGGTGGCTGGTGGGAGACACCAGTTGGGGCATTGGCTGCGCCCTCAGGAACAAGCCCGGCGTCTACGGCAACGTGACCTTCTTCCTCAGCTGGATTTATGAGCAGATGCAG AATAATTAG
- the acat1 gene encoding acetyl-CoA acetyltransferase, mitochondrial, producing the protein MLSSSLLAMRAHVCRRFLAQTFLSRSYASRPTLNEVVIVSAVRTPIGSYKGSLSTVQATKLGSVAIKGAVEQAGIPVEEVKEVYMGNVLQAGEGQAPTRQALLGAGLPTPTPATTINKVCASGMKSIMLAAQGLMCGHQDIMVAGGMESMSNVPYIMARETPTYGGVKMEDLIVKDGLTDVYNKFHMGNCAENTAKNSGISREDQDAFAINSYTRSKAAWESGLLAKEVVPVHIPQKGKPDVVVKEDEEFRRVDFSKVPKLKAVFQKENGTVTAANASTLNDGAAALVLMTAEAAQRLSVTPLARIVAFADAAVAPIDFPIAPAYAVPKILKASGLKKEDIAMWEINEAFSVVVLANIKMLGLDPNKVNVNGGAVSLGHPIGMSGARIVGHMVHNLKGGQYGLAGICNGGGGASAILIQRF; encoded by the exons ATGTTGTCGAGTAGCCTCCTCGCCATGCGTGCTCACGTTTGCAGACGCTTTTTG GCTCAAACGTTCCTCTCAAGGAGCTACGCTTCTCGTCCCACGTTAAAT GAGGTAGTCATTGTCAGTGCCGTCCGCACCCCGATTGGCTCCTACAAGGGAAGCCTGTCCACAGTCCAGGCCACAAAACTGGGTTCTGTTGCCATCAAAGGGGCCGTCGAGCAAGCAG GGATCCCCGTGGAGGAGGTGAAGGAGGTGTACATGGGGAACGTGTTGCAGGCAGGCGAAGGGCAGGCTCCTACCAGGCAAGCTCTCCTTGGCGCAG GACTTCCCACCCCAACCCCGGCCACCACCATCAACAAAGTTTGCGCCTCGGGGATGAAGTCCATCATGCTGGCGGCTCAGGGCCTCATGTGTGGACACCAG GACATCATGGTGGCAGGGGGGATGGAGAGCATGTCCAACGTGCCGTACATCATGGCCCGGGAGACGCCCACCTACGGGGGGGTGAAGATGGAGGACCTCATCGTGAAGGATGGCCTCACCGACGTCTACAACAAGTTTCACATG GGCAACTGTGCAGAGAACACTGCAAAGAACAGTGGCATCTCCCGCGAGGATCAGGACGCCTTCGCCATCAACTCGTACACACGCAGCAAAGCAGCGTGGGAGTCTGGACTGCTGGCCAAGGAGGTGGTGCCGGTCCACATCCCACAGAAGG GAAAGCCGGACGTGGTGGTCAAGGAGGACGAGGAGTTCAGGCGCGTCGACTTCAGCAAGGTGCCCAAGCTGAAGGCTGTGTTCCAGAAGGAGAATG gcacGGTGACTGCGGCCAACGCCAGCACCCTGAATGACGGCGCCGCCGCCCTGGTCCTGATGACCGCCGAGGCGGCCCAAAGGCTGAGCGTCACCCCCCTCGCGCGGATCGTCG CGTTTGCCGATGCTGCCGTGGCCCCCATCGATTTCCCCATCGCCCCCGCGTATGCTGTCCCGAAG ATTCTGAAGGCTAGTGGTCTGAAGAAGGAAGACATCGCCATGTGGGAGATCAACGAGGCGTTCAGTGTGGTGGTGCTGGCCAACATCAAGATGCTGGGCCTGGACCCCAACAAAGTCAACGTCAATGGGGGGGCGGTTTCCCTCGGTCACCCAATCGG AATGTCTGGCGCCAGGATCGTCGGTCACATGGTACACAATCTGAAGGGGGGACAGTACGGCCTGGCGGGCATCTGCAACGGTGGTGGCGGCGCTTCTGCCATCCTGATCCAGAGATTCTAG
- the LOC125721711 gene encoding collagenase 3-like: MRGQRPGGGTAAIQHLSGDMRASTLCVFACLAVAARSAPLPPGSNASFAEDYLEKFFDLKNANASSPNNRRLSPFNLKLREMQQFFRLEVSGVLDEKTLEVMNKPRCGVPDMGEYTTFPGNLKWPNNKVTYRIENYTPDLSPSEVDQVLKDALEVWAKVTPLQFTRINSGVADIMISFGRREHGDAYPFDGPEGTLAHAFAPSAGLGGDTHFDEDETFTSRTTAGYNLFMVAAHEFGHALGLSHSTDPGALMYPIYSYRDPSTFILPLDDVKGIQSLYGVGGKGPVPPPKTPDACDPNLVLDAVTSLRGEMMFFKDTFFWRSLPQSNQQELHLISSFWPEVPNNIDAAYENPSLDRVFLFKDDKVWALSGYDIAAGYPRSLSQIGLPARITKITAAVYNTQTKKTLIFVNDQYYSYSGDLKSMDNGFPKPVANDFKGMQGGVMAAFQVKDLIYLLNGSSMYEFNARNKTPRRRLPANLFLGCSS, translated from the exons ATGAGGGGACAGCGTCCTGGGGGTGGCACAGCGGCGATCCAGCACCTGTCAGGAGACATGAGGGCCAGCACACTGTGCGTCTTCGCCTGTCTGGCAGTCGCGGCACGCTCTGCCCCCCTGCCACCGGGGTCCAACGCCAGCTTTGCTGAG GATTATCTGGAGAAGTTCTTCGACctgaaaaatgcaaatgcgtcCTCCCCAAATAATCGACGCTTGAGTCCGTTCAACCTGAAGCTGAGGGAGATGCAGCAGTTCTTCAGGCTCGAGGTGTCAGGCGTGCTGGATGAGAAAACACTGGAGGTGATGAATAAACCGCGTTGCGGGGTCCCAGATATGGGCGAGTACACCACCTTTCCAGGGAATCTAAAGTGGCCCAACAACAAGGTGACTTACAG AATCGAGAACTACACACCTGACTTGTCTCCGTCCGAAGTGGACCAGGTCCTAAAGGACGCCCTTGAAGTCTGGGCCAAGGTCACTCCTTTGCAATTCACACGCATCAACTCCGGTGTGGCCGACATCATGATCTCCTTCGGCCGCAGAG AGCATGGAGACGCTTACCCATTTGACGGACCCGAGGGCACCCTGGCTCACGCTTTTGCACCTTCCGCGGGCCTTGGGGGCGACACTCATTTCGACGAGGATGAGACTTTTACCTCTCGCACTACAGCAG GGTACAATCTGTTCATGGTGGCAGCCCATGAATTTGGCCACGCCCTTGGCCTGTCTCACTCCACGGACCCTGGGGCTCTTATGTACCCAATATACAGCTACAGAGATCCAAGCACCTTCATTCTTCCCTTGGATGACGTGAAGGGAATACAGTCACTTTACG GTGTGGGAGGAAAAGGTCCAGTACCACCCCCTAAAACACCTGACGCTTGCGACCCCAACCTGGTCCTGGACGCTGTCACATCTCTGCGTGGAGAGATGATGTTCTTTAAAGACAC gtTCTTCTGGCGTAGTTTGCCCCAGAGCAACCAGCAAGAATTGCACCTCATCTCAAGCTTCTGGCCAGAAGTTCCCAACAACATCGATGCTGCCTATGAGAATCCCAGCCTGGACAGGGTGTTCCTCTTCAAAG ACGATAAGGTCTGGGCTCTGTCCGGCTACGACATCGCTGCAGGTTACCCAAGAAGCCTCAGTCAGATTGGTCTGCCAGCCAGGATTACGAAAATCACCGCTGCTGTGTACAACACACAAACCAAAAAGACACTGATCTTCGTCAATGACCAATACTACAG CTACAGTGGTGACCTTAAATCAATGGACAATGGTTTCCCCAAACCTGTAGCCAATGATTTCAAAGGCATGCAAGGTGGAGTCATGGCTGCTTTTCAAGTCAAAG ATCTCATCTACCTGCTGAATGGATCGTCCATGTACGAGTTCAACGCCCGAAACAAGACACCTAGGCGCAGGCTTCCAGCCAACCTTTTCCTGGGCTGTTCGAGCTAA
- the mmp30 gene encoding matrix metallopeptidase 30 codes for MFFTMIPGAAVVIIISLTFTACQAAPAPGAKQTMSLKDQQAAEEYLSSFYSKAGKGRKIPGNEFATKLKSMQQFYGLEVTGRLDSNTLEVMRRPRCGIPDVSHYTLLEPKWEKNLLTYRITKYTPDLSCKEVDDIISQAFKLYSDIVPLDFKQVFQGTADIMIQFTSKDHNDFFPFDGPRGTLAHAFSPGEDTGGDTHFDLDEEWTLSQQGINLFLVAAHEFGHALGLDHSKNKSALMFPTYQYVDTKDYQLPSDDRAGIQALYGVRKPPAKPDPKPKPKPKPEPKPEPEPERCQRDLVFDAATSIRNELYFFKGSYYWKKSSLSNSVPITLIRNTWPSIRSVDAAYENTDKDVAYLFKGEQYWAVKGTQMQPGYPKAISRLGFPSHVTAIDAAVYVAANKKTFFFVNDQYWSYDERRGKMDHGYPRHISQNFQGIGTKVDAAFQNTGYFYFSKGARQIEYSLQSKTINRVLLNYGWLNCY; via the exons ATGTTCTTCACGATGATACctggagcagctgtcgtcatcatcatcagctTGACCTTCACAGCTTGCCAGGCGGCGCCGGCACCCGGAGCAAAGCAGACCATGTCCCTCAAGGACCAGCAGGCTGCTGAG GAGTACCTGTCCAGCTTCTACTCAAAAGCAGGCAAGGGCAGGAAAATCCCTGGGAATGAATTCGCTACAAAGCTGAAGTCCATGCAGCAGTTCTATGGCCTGGAGGTCACCGGCAGGCTGGACTCTAACACGCTGGAGGTGATGAGGAGGCCTCGCTGCGGCATCCCCGATGTCAGCCACTACACCCTCCTCGAACCCAAATGGGAGAAGAACCTACTGACATACAG AATAACTAAATACACGCCAGACCTGAGCTGCAAGGAGGTGGACGATATCATAAGTCAAGCCTTTAAGCTCTACAGTGACATCGTCCCCTTGGATTTCAAGCAGGTCTTCCAAGGCACGGCAGACATCATGATCCAGTTTACGAGCAAGG ATCATAATGACTTTTTTCCCTTCGATGGCCCGCGGGGTACCCTCGCCCATGCATTTTCCCCAGGAGAAGATACTGGCGGAGACACACATTTCGACTTGGATGAAGAGTGGACCCTGAGTCAGCAAG GAATCAATCTCTTCTTGGTTGCTGCCCATGAGTTTGGTCACGCCCTGGGACTGGATCACTCCAAGAACAAAAGTGCTTTGATGTTCCCAACCTATCAGTATGTGGACACCAAGGACTACCAGCTACCTTCGGATGACAGAGCTGGGATCCAGGCTTTGTATG GAGTTCGGAAGCCACCTGCTAAACCGGATCCCAAGCCTAAACCAAAACCCAAACCCGAACCCAAACCCGAACCCGAACCGGAGCGATGCCAGCGCGACCTGGTATTTGATGCCGCTACTAGCATCAGAAACGAGCTGTACTTCTTCAAAGGCAG CTACTACTGGAAGAAGAGCAGCTTGTCCAATTCGGTTCCCATAACACTTATCAGAAACACCTGGCCTTCAATCCGTTCTGTGGACGCCGCCTACGAAAACACCGACAAAGACGTCGCCTATCTTTTCAAAG GTGAGCAGTACTGGGCCGTGAAAGGCACCCAGATGCAGCCTGGTTACCCCAAGGCCATTTCCAGGTTGGGCTTCCCATCCCACGTGACCGCCATAGACGCCGCAGTGTACGTGGCGGCCAACAAAAAGACCTTCTTCTTTGTCAACGACCAGTACTGGAG CTATGACGAGAGGAGGGGCAAGATGGACCATGGGTATCCGAGACACATCTCTCAGAACTTCCAAGGAATCGGTACAAAGGTGGATGCGGCCTTTCAGAACACCG GTTATTTCTACTTTTCTAAAGGGGCCAGACAGATCGAGTACAGCTTGCAGTCTAAGACAATCAACCGCGTACTTCTCAACTACGGATGGCTGAACTGCTACTGA
- the LOC125721717 gene encoding transmembrane protease serine 2-like isoform X1: protein MTTNTKGNPYYINYGFQEGLGPSSHSPAVRTGLPVYVPQNINTQNTSAPWYPPASPALPGNDRRPSCSLITLIVFGCFLLALVGFILWFFLFYSTEGCTDPGGCMEVSRHCAEAGCFRLYGQDFVLQMFSPKSKSWRSMCAEGWTDAHGRSACRQIGYEEDTYVSSGQTASKNGDSSGYVTLRPESRPGDLAQKDLVDSASCPADAVVTLRCIDCGLRRGPATSRIVGGQVARRGAWPWQVSLHLESQHTCGGSIITPLWLVTAAHCIDGYSNPSDWTVYAGYLNLDDMTSNSQKVALIISHNYNSVTDENDIALMKLKKPLPMSDVVRPVCLPNVGLTFTAPRSCWISGWGSTENQGSSSKVLMEAQVNLIDSETCNSPAVYSGAITKSMICAGMLEGGVDACQGDSGGPLVTEYASLWWLVGDTSWGIGCALRNKPGVYGNVTFFLSWIYEQMQNN, encoded by the exons ATGACAACAAATACG AAGGGGAACCCCTATTATATAAACTATGGCTTTCAGGAAGGATTGGGGCCGTCTTCACATAGCCCGGCTGTCCGGACCGGACTGCCCGTCTATGTCCCACAGAATATCAACACCCAGAACACCTCCGCACCTTGGTACCCACCGGCCAGCCCTGCCCTTCCTGGTAATG ACAGGAGGCCATCCTGCAGTTTGATCACACTGATTGTCTTCGGCTGCTTCCTACTGGCTCTGGTCGGCTTTATCCTGTGGTTTTTCC TGTTTTACAGTACGGAGGGCTGTACTGACCCAGGGGGTTGCATGGAGGTGTCCCGGCACTGCGCTGAAGCTGGCTGCT TCCGCCTCTATGGCCAGGATTTCGTCCTTCAGATGTTCTCTCCCAAAAGCAAGTCTTGGAGGTCGATGTGTGCTGAAGGCTGGACAGACGCCCACGGGAGGAGCGCGTGTCGACAGATCGGCTACGAAGA AGACACCTACGTCAGCTCTGGTCAAACGGCTTCGAAGAACGGGGACTCCAGCGGCTATGTGACGCTGAGGCCTGAATCTCGCCCTGGAGATCTTGCTCAGAAGGACCTCGTGGACAG TGCCTCCTGCCCAGCTGATGCTGTCGTCACACTGCGATGCATCG ACTGTGGCTTACGCAGAGGCCCTGCAACTTCCCGCATCGTTGGGGGTCAGGTGGCCCGGAGAGGGGCGTGGCCTTGGCAGGTCAGCCTGCACCTGGAGTCTCAGCACACTTGCGGTGGCTCAATCATCACGCCGCTTTGGCTTGTCACAGCAGCACATTGTATCGACGG ATACAGCAACCCATCGGACTGGACCGTGTATGCCGGCTACCTGAACCTGGACGACATGACGTCCAACAGCCAGAAGGTGGCGCTGATCATCTCCCACAACTACAACAGTGTAACGGACGAAAATGACATTGCCCTGATGAAGCTGAAAAAGCCGCTTCCCATGTCCG ACGTCGTGAGGCCCGTGTGTCTGCCCAACGTGGGGCTCACCTTCACCGCACCTCGGTCGTGCTGGATTTCAGGGTGGGGCAGTACCGAAAACCAAG GATCTTCGTCCAAagttctgatggaggctcaggtTAACCTAATCGACAGCGAGACCTGCAACAGCCCAGCGGTGTACTCCGGGGCGATAACAAAATCGATGATCTGCGCCGGCATGCTGGAGGGTGGCGTGGATGCATGCCAG GGTGACAGCGGGGGTCCCCTGGTGACTGAATATGCCTCCCTGTGGTGGCTGGTGGGAGACACCAGTTGGGGCATTGGCTGCGCCCTCAGGAACAAGCCCGGCGTCTACGGCAACGTGACCTTCTTCCTCAGCTGGATTTATGAGCAGATGCAG AATAATTAG